The genomic window CACCCGGGAGATCACCTACGGGCTGGTCAAGAACGGCACGGTGACGGTGCTGCCTGAGTACAACGGCTCGTTGCTGGCGTTCCTGGACAAGTCCGCGGCCGCCCCCACCACGGCGGAGGCCGCCACCGCCGCGATCACCGCGAAGCTGGACCCGAAGCTGACCATGCTCGACCCGGCCCCGGCCGAGGACAAGGACTCCGTCACGGTCAACGCGGCGACCGCCGCGAAGTACCACCTGACGTCCCAGTCCACGATCGCCGACCTGGCGAAGGTCGGCAAGGACATCGTCGTCGGCGGTTCGCCGGAGTTCCAGACCCGGCAGCAGGGCCTTGTCGGCCTGAAGTCCCAGTACGGCCTGGTCCCCAAGTCGTTCAAGACGCTGGACGCGGGCGGTCCGCTGACCATCGCGGCACTGAAGAACAACAACGTCCAGGCCGCTGACGTCTTCAGCACCGACGCGTCGGTGGCGCGGGAGAAGTTCGTGGTCCTGCAGGACCCGAAGAAGCTGTTCGGCTTCGCGAACGTCCAGCCGATGGTGTCCAAGACCGGTCTGTCCAGCGAGGGCGTGGCCGCGCTGAACGCGGTGTCGGCGAAGCTCGACACCAAGGCGCTGCTCGACCTGGACGACCAGGTGCAGAACCAGAAGAAGGACCCGCTGGGCGTCGCCCAGGCCTGGCTGAAGTCCATCGGCCTCGGCTGAGCCGTCGCCTTCACCACCTGACGTGCCGGGCCGGTCCGCGAGGACCGGCCCGGCACCGTCACGTGGTGGCGCGGCCGGTCCCGGTGTCCGGGCAGCGCGCCAGCCCGTCCGGCGGCGCGGTGGCCGCGCGCCGGCTCAGGCGGGCTGCCGGCGGGCCGCCCGGGACATGCGCAGCCGCTGGGCGACGAGGGCGAGGGCGCCGAAGGCGATGACCGCGCCGCTGTACACGACCGCGGTCCTGTGCAGGCCCACATCGGTGGTGGCGAAGCCGGCCACGACGGCCGGGATGCTGAACGCCAGGTAGGAGATCACGAAGGCGACCGCGAACAGTTCTCCCCGCTCCGCCGGTTCGGCGATACGGGCCAGCGTCCCGAAGCTGGCCAGGCCCGCCGCGCCGAAGCCGACTCCGGCGATGGCGGTGCCGAGGGCGGCCGCGGTGACCGAGTGCGTCTGGACCCCGGTCAGGCCCACCGCCGTACCGGTCACCAGCAGGGTGGCGCCGAGGGCCAGCGTGCGCTCGGTCGGCCAGCCGCGCAGCGCGAACGCCGTGATCGAGGCCGGCACGCAGAGCAGCGTGACGACCAGGCCGCCGATGACGTGGCTGGACAGGCCGAACAGACCGACGGCCACCGAGGGGCCGAGCGCGAGGTAGAGCCCGCCCAACGCCCAGCTCGCCACGAGGATCGGCACCAGTGCGGCCAGGTCGGCGCGCAGCCTCGGAGCGACGCCGAGCCGCGGCTGCAGCGAGCGTGCGGCGCCGGGGCGCCGCGCGGAGGTCTCAGGGAGCACGGCGATGAGCAGGCCGGCGAGCACCAGTCCCGCGAGCAGGAGCACGTAGACCAGCCGGGTCGGGTGCGGGCCGTACTGCACCAGGAAGCCGCAGCCGAGTGCGCCGAGGCCCAGGCCGAAGGTGGGCGCCGCGCCGGTGATGACGCCCGCGCGGTGCGGTGCGTGCGGCGGGTTGAGGTCCACCAGCGTCGCGCCGAGGGTCGTCATGGCCGCGCCGGTGGCGATCCCCTGGACGAAGCGGGCCACCAGCAGGAGCGGGACGTCCCCGGCGGCGATGAACAGCACCATCGCCACCGCCTCCAGGGCGATCGCCGAGACGAGGACCGGGCGGCGGCCTATGTGGTCGGACAGCGCCCCGAGCACCAGCAGCGCGCCGATCATGCCGACGACGTACACCGCGAAGACCGTGGTCAGCGTGGAGGCGGAGAAGCCCCATTGATGCTGGTAGACGACGTAGAGGGGGGACGGCGCGCTCGACGCGGCCATGAAGAGGACGAAGATCGCCGCGATGGCGGCGAAGGCGGCCGGACGGCTCAGCCCCCGCCGGCCGGACGCGCTGCGCGACGGCGACGCGGCGGCGGAGGTCTTGTCGTGGTGCATCGGCGCGACGGTCATACGGATCTCCGTTTGCAGTGATCATTGCGTTAACGACTGGCTATGCTAACGCAACGATGAGTGCGATAATTTCTGCATGACCGAAGCAGTCCAGACCCGACCCGGCGGCCGCTCCGCGCGAGTACGCGCCGCGGTGCACCGGGCCGTCGAGGAGCTGGTCGGCGCCGGGTCCGCCGAGACGCTCACCATCCCCGCCGTCGCCGCGCGCGCCGGAGTGCACCCGACCACGGTCTACCGCCGCTGGGGATCGGTGGCGCAACTGCTGGCCGACGTCGCCACCAGCCGCTTCAGCGGCGACGTGGTGGTGCCCGACTCCGGCTCGCTGGCCGGCGACCTCGAACGCTGGATGGGCGACGTCGCCACCGACCTCGCCGACCCCGACGTCCTCGCCCTGATGCGCGCCACCATCGGCTCGGGGCCTGAGGGCGGCTGCGCCTGCACCGTCGACCGCCACGACCAGCTGCGCGCGATCATCGAGCGGGAACGCGCGCGGGGCGGCCGGGTACCCGAGGTGGAGCGGGCGGTCGACCTGCTGCTCGGCCCGCTGTACTACCGGGCGATCTTCAGCGCCCGCCCGGCGTCGGGCGAGTGGGCGCGCGGCCTGGTGGCCACGCTGCTCGCGGACTGCCTGGTCCCGGACCGGGCCGCATCCGGCACCTAGCGCGTCCCGCCCGCAGGCGGGGCGGGATGCCTCGGAGGCGGCCCGGTCCCGCGCGGACGTGGTTGACTGCCCCGGTGACCGACTACGACGTCCTGCGTGTCTTCTGCGGAGCCGACGGACGGCACGGCAACGAACTCGCCGTCGTGCGCGACGGGTCCGCCGTGCCCGACCCCGGCGAGCGCCAAGTGCTGGCCGGGAAGCTGGGGTTCAGCGAGACCGTCTTCGTCGACGACCCCGAGCGCGGGGCCATCGACATCTGGACGCCCGCCCTGCGGCTGCCCTTCGCCGGGCATCCCTGCGTGGGCACCGGCTGGCTGCTCGACCTGCCGGAGCTGGTCACGTCCGCGGGAGTGGTGGGAGTGCGGCTGGACGGCGAGTTCACCTGGATCGAGGCGATGCCGGCCTGGGCGCCGCCGCGCACCCTGCGGCAGTACGAATCCGCCGAGGAGGTGGAGGCGCTTGAGGTGCCGCCGCCGGGCGAGTGGATCTACGCCTGGGCGTGGCAGGACAAGGCGGCAGGACGGATCAGGGCCAGGGCCTTCCCCGGCAGGGACGACGGGATCGACGAGGACGAGGCCACCGGGGCGGCGGCACTGCTGCTCACCGAGCTTCTCGGCCGCGCGCTGAACATCGCCCAGGGCGCCGGCTCGCAGATCATGACCGCACCCCACCCCGACGGCCTGATCGAGGTCGGCGGCCGGGTTCGCCTGGACGGCCAGGAGTCCGCCTGACCGGGGCGACTCCCCGGCGGCGACGGTCAGCGGGCGTGCTGCGACCGGGCGTTGGCCGCCGCGTCCGTGGTGGCCTCGTGGAGGAGCTGCCGGCCCAGTTCGAGCAGGGCGCGGCCGGCGGCGTACTCGTCGCCGATGGCGGGCGCGGGCGGGTCCTCGGGATTGCGCTGCGCGGTGGTGCGAGTGCGCAGGGTGCGGTCACCGGTGTCCAGGGCGGCCTTCACCGTGGTGTCGTCCTGGCTCTCCTCGGCGATCTCCAGATGCAGCGTCCAGGTCTTGGTGCGCGGCTGCGCCGCGGTGTGCTGCTTCATCA from Streptomyces sp. NBC_01198 includes these protein-coding regions:
- a CDS encoding MFS transporter, whose translation is MTVAPMHHDKTSAAASPSRSASGRRGLSRPAAFAAIAAIFVLFMAASSAPSPLYVVYQHQWGFSASTLTTVFAVYVVGMIGALLVLGALSDHIGRRPVLVSAIALEAVAMVLFIAAGDVPLLLVARFVQGIATGAAMTTLGATLVDLNPPHAPHRAGVITGAAPTFGLGLGALGCGFLVQYGPHPTRLVYVLLLAGLVLAGLLIAVLPETSARRPGAARSLQPRLGVAPRLRADLAALVPILVASWALGGLYLALGPSVAVGLFGLSSHVIGGLVVTLLCVPASITAFALRGWPTERTLALGATLLVTGTAVGLTGVQTHSVTAAALGTAIAGVGFGAAGLASFGTLARIAEPAERGELFAVAFVISYLAFSIPAVVAGFATTDVGLHRTAVVYSGAVIAFGALALVAQRLRMSRAARRQPA
- a CDS encoding TetR/AcrR family transcriptional regulator gives rise to the protein MTEAVQTRPGGRSARVRAAVHRAVEELVGAGSAETLTIPAVAARAGVHPTTVYRRWGSVAQLLADVATSRFSGDVVVPDSGSLAGDLERWMGDVATDLADPDVLALMRATIGSGPEGGCACTVDRHDQLRAIIERERARGGRVPEVERAVDLLLGPLYYRAIFSARPASGEWARGLVATLLADCLVPDRAASGT
- a CDS encoding dsRBD fold-containing protein, with the translated sequence MKQHTAAQPRTKTWTLHLEIAEESQDDTTVKAALDTGDRTLRTRTTAQRNPEDPPAPAIGDEYAAGRALLELGRQLLHEATTDAAANARSQHAR
- a CDS encoding PhzF family phenazine biosynthesis protein, yielding MTDYDVLRVFCGADGRHGNELAVVRDGSAVPDPGERQVLAGKLGFSETVFVDDPERGAIDIWTPALRLPFAGHPCVGTGWLLDLPELVTSAGVVGVRLDGEFTWIEAMPAWAPPRTLRQYESAEEVEALEVPPPGEWIYAWAWQDKAAGRIRARAFPGRDDGIDEDEATGAAALLLTELLGRALNIAQGAGSQIMTAPHPDGLIEVGGRVRLDGQESA
- a CDS encoding ABC transporter substrate-binding protein, with amino-acid sequence MTSHAKSTTNGPRHLSAAAIVIAVATAAALLAGCSSSSDSSSSSSGGGKPKDPLAAPPADSGTVVVGSNNFAESIVLMDVYGEALKAKGIKVSYKPNIGTREITYGLVKNGTVTVLPEYNGSLLAFLDKSAAAPTTAEAATAAITAKLDPKLTMLDPAPAEDKDSVTVNAATAAKYHLTSQSTIADLAKVGKDIVVGGSPEFQTRQQGLVGLKSQYGLVPKSFKTLDAGGPLTIAALKNNNVQAADVFSTDASVAREKFVVLQDPKKLFGFANVQPMVSKTGLSSEGVAALNAVSAKLDTKALLDLDDQVQNQKKDPLGVAQAWLKSIGLG